In Phyllopteryx taeniolatus isolate TA_2022b chromosome 22, UOR_Ptae_1.2, whole genome shotgun sequence, one DNA window encodes the following:
- the LOC133471916 gene encoding troponin I, slow skeletal muscle-like encodes MQTRTTAMNAKWDKPKSKITASRKLSLKMLLLTRACEDLENERQEREEEKVRYLEEKLPTLQLSGLSLDELQNLCKQLHTQIDVVDEERYDCESKVNKHNIDIRELKLKVQDLGGKFKKPALRKVRVSADEMMRALLGSKHKGSMDLRANLKSVKKEDVKQDKVLTSEVGDWRKNVEAMSGMEGRKKMFDTGGAAQ; translated from the exons ATGCAGACCAGAACGACAGCGATGAACGCCAAGTGGGATAAG CCGAAGTCAAAGATCACGGCTTCCCGCAAGCTCTCCTTAAAG ATGCTCCTGCTGACGAGAGCCTGCGAGGATCTGGAGAACGAGAGGCaggagagggaggaggagaaagtGCGCTACCTGGAGGAGAAGCTGCCTACTCTGCAGCTGTCTGGGTTGTCGCTGGACGAGCTGCAG AACCTGTGCAAGCAGCTGCACACCCAGATCGACGTGGTGGACGAGGAGAGATACGACTGTGAATCCAAAGTCAACAAGCACAACATCGAC ATCCGTGAGCTGAAGCTGAAGGTGCAGGACCTGGGTGGCAAATTCAAAAAGCCCGCCCTGAGGAAGGTGAGGGTGTCCGCGGACGAGATGATGAGAGCCCTCCTGGGCTCCAAGCACAAGGGCTCCATGGACCTCCGTGCCAACCTCAAGTCCGTCAAGAAGGAGGACGTCAAACAGGACAAG GTGCTCACGAGCGAGGTGGGCGACTGGCGTAAGAACGTGGAGGCTATGTCTGGCATGGAGGGCCGCAAGAAGATGTTCGACACAGGCGGCGCCGCGCAGTGA